From Candoia aspera isolate rCanAsp1 chromosome 4, rCanAsp1.hap2, whole genome shotgun sequence, a single genomic window includes:
- the LOC134495679 gene encoding histone H4, translating into MSGRGKGGKGLGKGGAKRHRKVLRDNIQGITKPAIRRLARRGGVKRISGLIYEETRGVLKVFLENVIRDAVTYTEHAKRKTVTAMDVVYALKRQGRTLYGFGG; encoded by the coding sequence ATGTCTGGTCGTGGGAAAGGAGGGAAAGGCTTAGGGAAGGGAGGAGCTAAGAGGCATCGTAAGGTCCTTCGCGATAACATCCAGGGCATCACAAAGCCCGCCATCCGCCGCTTGGCTCGCCGTGGGGGAGTGAAGCGGATATCTGGGCTCATCTACGAAGAGACTCGAGGCGTTTTAAAGGTGTTCTTGGAGAACGTTATCCGGGATGCGGTGACCTACACTGAGCACGCCAAGAGGAAGACGGTGACTGCCATGGATGTCGTTTATGCTTTGAAACGCCAGGGTCGTACGTTGTATGGCTTTGGTGGCTAG
- the LOC134495677 gene encoding histone H1-like, whose amino-acid sequence MSETAPEAPAAAAPAAKAPAKKAKKPAGAAKPRKASGPSVTELLTKAVAASKERNGVSLAALKKALAAAGYDVEKNNSRIKLGLKSLVSKGTLVQTKGTGASGSFKLNKKQQEGKDKPAKKKPAVRSKKPAARKPAGAAAKKPRKPAAKKSPKKAVKKPAAGAKKPAKSPKKAKAAKPKKSVKSPAKAKAVKAKAKAAKPKTPKAKVAKPKKAAAKKK is encoded by the coding sequence ATGTCCGAGACGGCGCCCGAAGCCCCCGCGGCCGCTGCGCCGGCAGCCAAGGCGCCGGCCAAGAAAGCCAAGAAGCCCGCGGGCGCCGCCAAGCCGCGCAAGGCCTCCGGGCCCAGCGTCACCGAGCTGCTGACCAAGGCGGTGGCCGCCTCGAAGGAGCGCAACGGCGTGTCCCTGGCCGCGCTGAAGAAGGCGCTGGCGGCGGCCGGCTACGACGTGGAGAAGAACAACAGCCGCATCAAGCTGGGGCTGAAGAGCCTGGTGAGCAAAGGCACGCTGGTGCAGACCAAGGGCACGGGCGCCTCGGGCTCCTTCAAGCTCAACAAGAAGCAGCAGGAGGGCAAGGACAAGCCTGCCAAGAAGAAGCCGGCCGTCAGGAGCAAGAAGCCCGCCGCCAGGAAGCCGGCCGGCGCCGCCGCCAAGAAGCCCCGGAAGCCGGCCGCCAAGAAGAGCCCCAAGAAGGCGGTCAAGAAGCCGGCCGCGGGGGCCAAGAAGCCGGCCAAGAGCCCCAAGAAGGCCAAGGCGGCCAAGCCCAAGAAGTCAGTCAAGAGCCCCGCCAAGGCGAAGGCGGTAAAGGCGAAGGCAAAGGCCGCGAAGCCCAAGACGCCCAAGGCAAAGGTGGCCAAGCCCAAAAAGGCGGCGGCCAAGAAGAAGTGA
- the LOC134495678 gene encoding histone H4, whose protein sequence is MSGRGKGGKGLGKGGAKRHRKVLRDNIQGITKPAIRRLARRGGVKRISGLIYEETRGVLKVFLENVIRDAVTYTEHAKRKTVTAMDVVYALKRQGRTLYGFGG, encoded by the coding sequence ATGTCTGGTCGGGGAAAAGGCGGCAAAGGTCTTGGGAAAGGAGGCGCCAAGAGGCACCGTAAAGTGCTTCGTGATAATATCCAAGGCATTACTAAGCCTGCTATACGTCGCCTGGCTCGCCGTGGAGGCGTGAAGCGCATTTCAGGCTTGATTTATGAAGAGACTCGGGGCGTGTTGAAGGTCTTTTTGGAGAACGTCATTCGGGATGCCGTGACCTACACCGAACACGCGAAGCGAAAGACCGTGACTGCGATGGACGTTGTTTACGCTTTGAAACGCCAAGGTCGTACTCTGTACGGCTTTGGTGGATAA
- the LOC134495681 gene encoding histone H4 encodes MSGRGKGGKGLGKGGAKRHRKVLRDNIQGITKPAIRRLARRGGVKRISGLIYEETRGVLKVFLENVIRDAVTYTEHAKRKTVTAMDVVYALKRQGRTLYGFGG; translated from the coding sequence ATGTCTGGACGTGGGAAAGGCGGTAAAGGGCTCGGGAAAGGAGGCGCTAAGAGACACCGTAAGGTGCTTCGTGATAACATTCAAGGCATCACCAAGCCTGCCATTCGTCGTTTGGCCCGCCGTGGGGGAGTGAAGCGTATTTCTGGCTTGATTTATGAAGAGACTCGGGGCGTGCTGAAGGTCTTTTTGGAGAACGTCATTCGGGATGCCGTGACCTACACCGAGCACGCGAAGCGAAAGACCGTGACTGCGATGGACGTTGTTTACGCTCTGAAGCGCCAAGGTCGTACTCTGTATGGCTTCGGAGGCTAG
- the LOC134495680 gene encoding histone H3, with protein MARTKQTARKSTGGKAPRKQLATKAARKSAPATGGVKKPHRYRPGTVALREIRRYQKSTELLIRKLPFQRLVREIAQDFKTDLRFQSSAVMALQEASEAYLVGLFEDTNLCAIHAKRVTIMPKDIQLARRIRGERA; from the coding sequence ATGGCCAGAACCAAGCAGACGGCTCGGAAGTCTACTGGTGGCAAAGCACCAAGGAAGCAGCTCGCCACTAAAGCGGCCCGTAAAAGCGCACCCGCCACCGGCGGCGTGAAAAAGCCTCACCGCTACCGTCCTGGCACTGTGGCTCTCCGAGAGATCCGGCGCTATCAGAAGTCCACCGAGCTGCTGATTCGCAAACTGCCTTTCCAGCGCTTGGTGCGTGAAATTGCTCAGGACTTCAAGACCGACCTGCGTTTCCAGAGTTCGGCCGTGATGGCTCTGCAGGAGGCCAGCGAGGCTTACTTGGTGGGGCTTTTTGAAGATACTAATCTCTGTGCCATCCACGCCAAGCGAGTCACCATCATGCCCAAAGACATTCAGTTGGCTCGCCGTATCCGCGGCGAAAGAGCTTAA
- the LOC134497401 gene encoding histone H1-like gives MSETAPEAPAAAAPAAKAPAKKAKKPAGAAKPRKASGPSVTELLTKAVAASKERNGVSLAALKKALVAAGYDVEKNNSRIKLGLKSLVSKGTLVQTKGTGASGSFKLNKKQQEGKDKPAKKKPAVRSKKPAARKPAGAAAKKPRKPAAKKSPKKAVKKPAAGAKKPAKSPKKAKAAKPKKSVKSPAKAKTKAAKPRTPKAKVAKPKKAAKKK, from the coding sequence ATGTCCGAGACGGCGCCCGAAGCCCCCGCGGCCGCTGCGCCGGCAGCCAAGGCGCCGGCCAAGAAAGCCAAGAAGCCCGCGGGCGCCGCCAAGCCGCGCAAGGCCTCCGGGCCCAGCGTCACCGAGCTGCTGACCAAGGCGGTGGCCGCCTCGAAGGAGCGCAACGGCGTGTCCCTGGCCGCGCTGAAGAAGGCGCTGGTGGCGGCCGGCTACGACGTGGAGAAGAACAACAGCCGCATCAAGCTGGGGCTGAAGAGTCTGGTGAGCAAAGGCACGCTGGTGCAGACCAAGGGCACGGGCGCCTCGGGCTCCTTCAAGCTCAACAAGAAGCAGCAGGAGGGCAAGGACAAGCCTGCCAAGAAGAAGCCGGCCGTCAGGAGCAAGAAGCCCGCTGCCAGGAAGCCGGCCGGCGCCGCCGCCAAGAAGCCCCGGAAGCCGGCCGCCAAGAAGAGCCCCAAGAAGGCGGTCAAGAAGCCGGCCGCGGGGGCCAAGAAGCCGGCCAAGAGCCCCAAGAAGGCCAAGGCGGCCAAGCCCAAGAAGTCAGTCAAGAGCCCCGCCAAGGCCAAAACGAAAGCCGCGAAGCCCAGGACGCCCAAGGCGAAGGTGGCCAAGCCCAAGAAGGCGGCCAAGAAGAAGTGA